From Gammaproteobacteria bacterium, one genomic window encodes:
- the murG gene encoding undecaprenyldiphospho-muramoylpentapeptide beta-N-acetylglucosaminyltransferase encodes MNGAANGAADGAGGRPVLIMAGGTGGHVYPALAVAQWLRAGGWPLLWLGSRDGLEAQVASRHGFRLLPVRIRPLRGRGRGRRALALLGAVAALFHSLWYLLRYRPSVVLGAGGAASGPGGLAAWLLRIPLCIHEQNTVPGLSNRLLARIATVAMEAYPGSFPRRNAATATTGNPVRAEIWRAAAARRQQRRRDAAELRLLVLGGSQGARTLNLTLPPAVHQLADRVRLIVRHQTGPDMREETRARYAELSGRVQLDAYIEDMAAAYGWADLAVCRAGALTLAELAAMGLAAILVPYPYAADDHQTSNASFFSRHGAAILLPEPECTPERLSELLLDLARHRQQRLAMAERSRELARPDATRAVAEICLNVRG; translated from the coding sequence GTGAACGGGGCCGCGAACGGGGCCGCGGACGGCGCGGGCGGGCGGCCGGTATTGATCATGGCCGGGGGCACGGGGGGGCATGTCTATCCGGCGCTGGCCGTCGCCCAGTGGCTGCGCGCCGGCGGCTGGCCGTTGCTGTGGCTCGGGTCCCGCGACGGCCTGGAGGCGCAGGTGGCCTCGCGCCACGGCTTCCGGCTGTTGCCGGTACGCATTCGGCCGTTGCGCGGGCGCGGCCGCGGGCGGCGGGCGCTGGCGCTGTTGGGCGCCGTTGCGGCGCTGTTCCACTCCCTGTGGTACCTGCTCCGGTACCGCCCGTCCGTAGTCCTGGGCGCCGGCGGCGCGGCCAGCGGGCCGGGAGGGCTGGCCGCCTGGCTGCTGCGCATTCCGCTGTGCATCCACGAACAAAACACCGTGCCGGGGCTGAGCAACCGCCTGTTGGCGCGCATTGCCACGGTGGCGATGGAGGCATATCCCGGCAGTTTTCCGCGCCGCAACGCGGCCACGGCGACTACGGGCAACCCGGTGCGGGCGGAGATCTGGCGGGCGGCCGCGGCGCGGCGGCAACAGCGGCGGCGGGACGCGGCGGAGCTGCGCCTGTTGGTGCTGGGCGGCAGCCAGGGGGCGCGGACGCTGAACCTGACGCTGCCGCCGGCCGTGCACCAGCTGGCCGACCGGGTGCGGCTGATCGTCCGCCACCAGACCGGCCCGGACATGCGCGAGGAAACGCGCGCCCGCTACGCGGAGCTGAGCGGCCGGGTGCAACTGGATGCCTACATCGAGGACATGGCGGCGGCTTACGGCTGGGCGGACCTGGCGGTCTGCCGCGCGGGCGCCCTGACCCTGGCGGAACTGGCCGCGATGGGCCTCGCCGCCATTCTGGTGCCCTATCCCTACGCCGCCGACGATCACCAGACGAGCAATGCCTCTTTTTTCAGCCGGCACGGCGCGGCGATCCTGCTGCCGGAACCGGAATGCACTCCCGAGCGTCTGTCCGAGCTCCTGCTGGACCTGGCGCGGCACCGGCAACAGCGGCTGGCCATGGCGGAACGCAGCAGGGAACTGGCCCGGCCGGACGCCACCAGGGCCGTGGCCGAGATCTGTCTCAATGTCCGCGGATGA
- the murB gene encoding UDP-N-acetylmuramate dehydrogenase: protein MNAAHRETAGGVLAGDGELRGALRFRESMSRHTTLRLGGVADCYYEAEDLDDLALFLRRLPAEEPVTWVGRGSNLLVRDGGIRGVVISTRRALARLHPPAGARVYIEAGVPCSRIARFCAGHGLAGAEFLAGIPGTLGGALAMNAGAHGVEIWELTPEVRLFDRRGGTARALRRDFRIGYRSVGLPPDRWFAGAVLELRPGNREACVSRIREILAERAASQPLGQPNCGSVFRNPAGGYYAARLIEQCGLKGLRVGGARVSRKHANFIVNEDGATAADIETLIRHIQRLVQRRCGILLTPELRIVGEPPTAPGRAANGHANGGE, encoded by the coding sequence ATGAACGCGGCGCACCGGGAAACGGCAGGCGGGGTTCTCGCCGGGGACGGCGAATTGCGGGGCGCCCTGCGTTTTCGCGAGTCCATGTCCCGGCACACTACGCTGCGGCTGGGCGGGGTCGCGGATTGCTATTACGAGGCGGAGGACCTGGACGACCTGGCGCTGTTCCTGCGCCGGCTGCCGGCGGAGGAACCGGTAACCTGGGTGGGACGGGGCAGCAACCTGCTGGTGCGCGACGGCGGCATCCGCGGCGTTGTGATCTCGACCCGGCGCGCCCTGGCCCGGCTGCACCCCCCCGCCGGCGCCAGGGTCTATATCGAGGCCGGCGTGCCCTGTTCCCGGATCGCCCGTTTCTGCGCCGGGCACGGCCTGGCCGGGGCGGAGTTCCTGGCGGGCATCCCCGGGACGCTGGGCGGCGCCCTGGCGATGAACGCCGGCGCGCACGGCGTAGAGATCTGGGAATTGACGCCGGAGGTGCGTCTCTTCGACCGCCGCGGCGGGACCGCGCGGGCGCTGCGCCGCGATTTTCGGATCGGCTACCGCTCCGTCGGCTTGCCGCCCGACCGGTGGTTCGCCGGCGCCGTGCTGGAACTGCGCCCCGGCAACCGCGAGGCATGCGTGTCCCGCATCCGCGAGATCCTGGCCGAGCGCGCCGCCAGCCAGCCCCTGGGGCAACCGAACTGCGGTTCCGTGTTCCGCAACCCGGCGGGCGGCTACTACGCGGCGCGGCTGATCGAGCAATGCGGCCTGAAGGGCTTGCGCGTGGGCGGCGCCCGCGTCTCCAGGAAACACGCGAACTTCATCGTTAACGAGGACGGCGCCACCGCCGCCGACATCGAAACCCTGATCCGGCACATCCAGCGGCTCGTGCAGCGGCGGTGCGGCATCCTGCTGACCCCCGAACTGCGGATCGTCGGCGAACCGCCGACGGCGCCGGGACGGGCGGCGAACGGGCACGCGAACGGCGGCGAGTGA
- a CDS encoding D-alanine--D-alanine ligase: MNGVDFGTDFGKVAVLMGGNSAERDISLQSGGDALAALRRTGLDAHGIDARGDYLCRLPEQRFSRAFIALHGCPGEDGTVQGGLETLGLPYTGSGVLACALAMDKSLCKRVWSSHGLPTPEFAEAEDYAGLEAAAERLGLPLAIKPARGGSSLGIGKVTQRQELYPAWQAARRHDNRVLAERWLAGGEYTVPILHGAALPAIRLETPRPFYDYVAKYESEDTRYLCPCGLGTERERQLAELALRGFRALGAEGWGRMDLLLDRDDKPFLLELNTVPGLTDHSLVPMSARHRGLSFDALVVEILKTSLYRGAAADGAGARQ; the protein is encoded by the coding sequence GTGAACGGTGTGGATTTCGGCACGGATTTCGGCAAGGTGGCGGTACTGATGGGCGGCAACTCCGCGGAGCGCGACATTTCTTTGCAAAGCGGCGGCGACGCGCTGGCCGCATTGCGCCGCACCGGGCTGGACGCGCACGGCATAGACGCCCGCGGCGACTACCTGTGCCGCCTGCCCGAACAGCGCTTCTCCCGGGCCTTCATTGCCCTGCACGGCTGTCCGGGCGAAGACGGCACCGTGCAGGGGGGACTGGAGACGCTGGGCCTGCCCTACACCGGCAGCGGCGTTCTGGCCTGCGCCCTGGCCATGGACAAAAGCCTGTGCAAACGAGTATGGAGCAGCCACGGTTTGCCCACCCCGGAATTCGCCGAAGCCGAAGACTACGCGGGGCTGGAAGCGGCGGCGGAGCGGCTCGGCCTGCCGCTGGCAATCAAGCCGGCCCGGGGCGGCTCCAGCCTGGGGATCGGCAAGGTGACGCAGCGCCAAGAGCTTTACCCGGCCTGGCAGGCGGCGCGCCGCCACGACAACCGGGTACTGGCGGAACGCTGGCTGGCGGGCGGCGAGTACACGGTGCCCATCCTGCACGGCGCCGCGCTGCCGGCGATCCGCCTGGAGACGCCGCGGCCGTTCTACGACTACGTCGCCAAATACGAATCCGAGGACACCCGCTACCTCTGCCCCTGCGGCCTGGGAACGGAGCGGGAGCGGCAACTGGCGGAGCTCGCCCTGCGGGGCTTCCGGGCGCTGGGGGCCGAGGGCTGGGGACGCATGGACCTGCTTCTGGACCGGGACGACAAACCCTTCCTGCTCGAGTTGAACACGGTGCCGGGACTGACCGACCACAGCCTGGTGCCCATGTCCGCGCGCCACCGCGGCCTGTCCTTCGACGCGCTGGTCGTGGAGATCTTGAAAACCAGCCTGTACCGCGGCGCAGCCGCGG
- the murC gene encoding UDP-N-acetylmuramate--L-alanine ligase, which produces MSADESHGKGKVRNIHLVGIGGAGMSGIAEVLHNLGYRVSGSDRKASAVTAQLAAQGMNIREGHAAGNVAGSDVVVFSSAVTGTNVELAAARRQGIPVLSRAEMLAELMRFHHGVAIAGTHGKTTTTSLIASLLADGGLDPTYVIGGLLNRTGSSARLGAGRHLVAEADESDGSFLHLQPVTAVVTNIDCDHLDAYEGSFALLQQKFLEFVHRLPFYGTAVWCLDDPLLRDLRPRFARPALAYGTAARADYQAQPLAAQGNRVRFLVRTPDERQGLELESALPGRHNVLNALAAVAVAHHLGVPMETIAHSLRHFQGIARRCQVCGPLDIGGRKVLLIDDYAHHPVEIQATAEAVRQGWPGRRIVAVFQPHRYTRTQALFESFVRVLSLLEAVVLLDVYSAGEAAIPGADSASLYRALRLLGRNVPLYVGDRSELPEALPATIADGDVLLILGAGDISALAGELQGRFRAQDGGQGRADE; this is translated from the coding sequence ATGTCCGCGGATGAATCCCATGGCAAAGGCAAGGTACGCAATATTCACCTGGTGGGGATCGGGGGCGCCGGCATGAGCGGGATCGCCGAAGTGCTGCACAATCTGGGGTACCGGGTATCGGGTTCCGATCGCAAGGCGAGCGCGGTCACCGCGCAACTCGCCGCGCAGGGCATGAACATCCGGGAGGGCCACGCGGCCGGCAACGTGGCCGGCAGCGACGTCGTCGTCTTCTCCAGCGCCGTGACCGGCACCAACGTCGAACTTGCCGCCGCCCGCCGGCAGGGCATCCCCGTTCTGTCGCGCGCCGAGATGCTCGCGGAACTGATGCGCTTCCACCACGGCGTCGCCATCGCCGGCACGCACGGCAAGACCACCACCACCAGTCTGATCGCCAGCTTGCTGGCGGACGGCGGCCTGGACCCCACCTACGTGATCGGGGGGCTGCTGAACCGCACCGGCTCCAGCGCCAGGCTCGGGGCGGGGCGCCACCTGGTCGCGGAGGCGGACGAGAGCGACGGCAGCTTCCTGCACCTGCAACCGGTGACGGCGGTCGTTACCAATATAGACTGCGATCACCTGGACGCCTACGAGGGCAGTTTTGCGCTTCTGCAACAAAAATTCCTGGAATTCGTCCATCGGCTGCCGTTCTACGGGACCGCGGTCTGGTGCCTGGACGACCCCCTGCTGCGGGACCTGCGGCCCCGCTTTGCCCGGCCCGCGCTGGCCTACGGAACGGCGGCACGGGCCGACTACCAGGCGCAGCCGCTGGCGGCGCAAGGGAACCGGGTCCGGTTCCTGGTGCGCACGCCGGACGAGCGCCAGGGCCTGGAGCTGGAATCCGCCCTGCCGGGGCGGCACAACGTACTGAATGCCCTGGCGGCGGTGGCAGTCGCGCACCACCTCGGGGTCCCCATGGAGACCATTGCCCACAGCCTGCGCCATTTTCAGGGGATCGCAAGACGCTGCCAGGTATGCGGGCCGCTGGACATCGGCGGCAGGAAGGTGTTGTTGATTGACGATTACGCGCATCACCCGGTGGAGATCCAGGCGACCGCGGAGGCCGTGCGCCAGGGTTGGCCCGGGCGGCGGATCGTGGCCGTCTTCCAACCGCACCGCTATACCCGCACGCAGGCGTTGTTCGAGTCTTTCGTGCGCGTACTGTCGCTGCTGGAGGCAGTCGTGTTGCTGGACGTGTATTCGGCGGGGGAGGCCGCTATCCCGGGCGCCGACAGCGCCTCGCTGTACCGGGCGCTGCGGTTGCTGGGCAGAAACGTGCCGCTCTACGTCGGCGATCGCTCGGAGCTGCCGGAGGCGCTGCCGGCGACGATCGCCGACGGCGACGTGTTGCTGATCCTGGGCGCGGGCGACATCAGCGCCCTGGCGGGCGAACTGCAAGGGCGTTTCCGGGCGCAAGACGGCGGGCAAGGGAGAGCGGACGAATGA
- the ftsW gene encoding putative lipid II flippase FtsW, with protein sequence MIPAQATATAGLGAAGPRPGALFANYDARLIWLTLCMLGAGLVMMASASVTIAERGFQEPLYYFWRQLANCTLGLALGYGAMRLRLDLLRRWGLALLLLGILLLILILVPGLGREVNGSTRWLRLGPVSLQASEPMKLFMVIYLAGYLERRGRLVRQTMQGFFLPLVLLAVVCLLLLLEPDYGATAVLAATTLGMLFVGGVSVLRSLFWTAAAGAVMFTLAVLSPYRLQRMISFLDPWQDPFDQGFQLTQALIAFGRGGWFGEGLGGGLQKLFYLPEAHTDFVFAIIAEELGFLGSVATILAFYLLVSRCFAVAARAATAGRLFAAYLCYGFGLLLGIQTFVNIGVNTGLLPTKGLTLPLISYGGNSILVTLIAIGLVLRAGYESRLPCPERARP encoded by the coding sequence GTGATCCCGGCGCAAGCCACCGCGACAGCCGGCCTGGGGGCCGCGGGACCGCGCCCCGGCGCCTTGTTCGCAAACTACGACGCCAGGCTGATATGGCTGACGCTGTGCATGCTCGGGGCGGGGCTGGTCATGATGGCCTCCGCCTCCGTCACCATCGCCGAGCGCGGCTTCCAGGAGCCGCTGTATTACTTTTGGCGGCAACTGGCGAACTGCACGCTGGGATTGGCGCTGGGCTACGGCGCGATGCGCCTGCGGCTCGACCTGTTGCGGCGGTGGGGCTTGGCGCTGTTGCTGCTGGGCATCCTGCTGCTCATCCTGATCCTGGTCCCCGGCCTGGGCAGGGAAGTCAACGGCAGTACGCGCTGGCTCCGCCTCGGCCCCGTCTCGCTGCAGGCGTCGGAGCCGATGAAGCTCTTCATGGTGATCTATCTCGCCGGGTACCTGGAGCGGCGCGGGCGCCTGGTGCGACAGACCATGCAGGGCTTCTTCCTGCCGCTGGTCCTGCTGGCCGTGGTTTGCCTCCTGCTGCTGCTGGAGCCGGACTACGGCGCCACCGCGGTGCTGGCGGCCACCACCCTGGGCATGCTGTTCGTAGGCGGCGTCTCCGTCCTGCGCTCTCTGTTCTGGACGGCGGCGGCGGGCGCCGTCATGTTCACCCTGGCGGTGCTGTCGCCCTACCGGCTACAGCGCATGATCAGCTTCCTTGACCCCTGGCAGGACCCCTTCGATCAGGGCTTTCAACTCACCCAGGCGCTGATCGCCTTCGGCCGCGGCGGCTGGTTCGGGGAAGGGCTGGGCGGCGGCCTGCAAAAACTCTTCTACCTCCCGGAGGCGCATACCGACTTCGTATTCGCCATCATCGCCGAGGAGTTGGGCTTCCTCGGCAGCGTGGCGACGATCCTGGCCTTCTACCTGCTGGTGAGCCGGTGCTTCGCCGTCGCCGCCCGGGCGGCGACGGCCGGGCGCCTTTTTGCCGCCTACCTGTGCTACGGCTTCGGGTTGCTGCTCGGCATCCAGACTTTCGTCAATATTGGCGTCAACACGGGGCTCCTGCCCACCAAGGGGCTGACGCTGCCGCTGATCAGCTACGGCGGCAACAGCATCCTGGTCACCCTGATCGCGATCGGGCTGGTCTTGCGGGCCGGATACGAGAGCCGGCTGCCATGCCCGGAGCGGGCAAGGCCGTGA
- the murD gene encoding UDP-N-acetylmuramoyl-L-alanine--D-glutamate ligase, with protein MTRGEGSPLAAGAQYDATIVGLGRTGLACARVLHRERRKFAVTDSRKAPPCLAELRAEMPEVPVSLGGWDEAALGDSRQLIVSPGVDPEMPTLARARRAGIPLLGDVDLFCLRTQAPIVAVTGTNGKSTVVSLVAEMGRRAGLRTEAGGNIGIPAPELLDKPADLYVLELSSFQLETLHSLRAVAATVLNLSPDHLDRHGGMQEYLALKAHIYDGARVMVLNRDDTRLDSLRQPGRNALGFTLGAPKAEDFGIRDGWLARGERLLLPAAELRMPGGHNVANCLAALALGSAAGLAETAMLDALREFPGLRHRTQRVATHNAVSWYDDSKATNPAAAAAALRGLAGDANIVLIAGGEAKTEDFGELAVAAQGRVKTAILIGRDAGLLAQALEDAAPTRRAGDMAAAVRAAKRWAAPGDIVLLSPACASFDMYRDYRHRGDAFAAAVRELLPPGERG; from the coding sequence ATGACGCGCGGCGAAGGCTCTCCGCTCGCGGCAGGGGCGCAATACGATGCGACCATCGTGGGGCTCGGGCGCACCGGCCTCGCCTGCGCCCGCGTCCTGCACCGGGAGCGGCGCAAGTTCGCGGTAACCGACTCCAGGAAGGCGCCGCCCTGCCTCGCCGAGTTGCGGGCGGAAATGCCGGAGGTCCCGGTATCGCTGGGAGGGTGGGACGAGGCCGCCCTGGGCGATTCGCGCCAGTTGATCGTAAGCCCCGGCGTCGATCCGGAGATGCCCACCCTGGCAAGGGCGCGCCGGGCCGGCATCCCGTTGCTGGGCGATGTGGATCTGTTCTGCCTGCGGACGCAGGCGCCCATCGTCGCCGTGACCGGCACCAACGGCAAGAGCACCGTGGTCAGCCTGGTCGCGGAAATGGGGCGCCGTGCCGGGCTGCGGACCGAGGCCGGCGGCAACATCGGCATCCCCGCCCCGGAGTTGCTGGACAAGCCGGCCGACTTGTATGTGCTGGAGCTGTCCAGCTTTCAACTGGAGACGCTGCACTCGCTGCGGGCCGTGGCGGCCACCGTGCTGAACCTGAGCCCCGATCACCTGGATCGCCACGGCGGGATGCAGGAATACCTGGCCCTGAAGGCGCACATCTACGACGGCGCCCGCGTCATGGTCCTGAACCGGGACGACACGCGGCTCGACTCGCTGCGACAGCCCGGGCGCAACGCCCTGGGTTTCACCCTGGGCGCGCCGAAGGCGGAGGATTTCGGGATCCGCGACGGCTGGCTGGCCCGCGGCGAACGGCTGCTGTTGCCCGCGGCGGAGCTGCGGATGCCGGGCGGGCACAACGTGGCCAACTGCCTCGCGGCCCTGGCGCTGGGAAGCGCCGCGGGGCTGGCGGAGACGGCCATGCTGGACGCGCTACGGGAGTTCCCCGGGCTCCGGCACCGCACGCAAAGGGTCGCCACGCACAACGCGGTCAGCTGGTACGACGACTCCAAGGCCACCAACCCCGCCGCCGCCGCCGCCGCCCTGCGGGGGCTGGCCGGGGATGCCAACATCGTGTTGATCGCGGGGGGCGAGGCCAAAACCGAGGACTTCGGGGAACTGGCGGTGGCGGCGCAGGGCCGGGTGAAGACGGCCATCCTGATCGGGCGCGACGCGGGCTTGCTGGCCCAGGCCCTGGAAGACGCGGCGCCGACGCGGCGGGCCGGCGATATGGCGGCGGCAGTGCGGGCGGCAAAGCGGTGGGCGGCGCCCGGCGACATCGTGCTGCTGTCCCCCGCCTGCGCCAGTTTCGACATGTACCGGGACTACCGGCACCGGGGCGACGCCTTCGCCGCCGCGGTGCGGGAACTGCTGCCGCCGGGAGAGCGCGGGTGA